DNA from Algisphaera agarilytica:
ACGATTCCGCCCAGAGAACGACCACCGAGGAAATAGCCCGACGACGAATCGTGGTCGTCTTTGCGTGTTAAGAAAAAAGTCAGGACCGCCACCATCGCGGTGACCAGGAGAAAGGAAATTAGGACCATGAAACCTCTCCAATGAGATCGTTAGCCTGGACTTGCCGAGTCGCCTCAAGCGATCGCGACCGTAGCTGAGAGATGTATAGACAAGACGGATCGACACCCGCAAGACTGAAACATGTAGGCGGTGATGACATGACGGACACCACTACGCCATAACAATAATCCATCAGCAACGGATTCATCAAGGGTTTCGAGCGCGGAGACTAGAAACCCGGTGCGATTGCTCTAATCAAGCCCCGGCTTCACCTCACACCAAAGCGCACTCGTCGGCTGGATCAGCCGCGACTTGCCCGATGAGACGCCGGGGATCAATGGTGATTCGCAAGGAGATTTCACGGGGAAACCATCCGGGACAAACAAGTCATACCAAGCGTAGGCTAATTACTCGAATCGTTATTCAGCCACCATCACCTGACTTGAATCTGCAAGATCGATTCGAACAACCGCAACCTTCGCCATCGCGTTTACCTCAGGGGAATCGAGGTGCAAGCGGACCGAATTTCGACCTTCCTGTAGGGCACCCGCGGGAATCGCCAAGCGGATGGGAGCGATCACGTCTCGGCTGCCTTCGGAAAGGTCCAGAGTGATCGATGATTGGTAGTCATTGATCCAGGCCTCGAGCTGAGTGCCGGGTTTGAAGCTCGTGGGCGACGAGATGCTGGCGACGAGATGCGCTTGACTATCGGCACCAACCTCGGGCAGATCGATTTCAAAACGCGCTGCGCGATCCGCTTGGTTGCCGAGGGGTTGCAGTGTCGCGTTTGCGTAAAACCGGTAAACCGCTTGTGACCGTGACGCCTGGCTGGTGGCGAGCCCGACTTGCACAATCACGGTTTCGGCTGGGCCGAGCTGGATGTTCGAAAGGCTGACGGACTCGCGGGCCTCCTGATCGATCTGCCAATGGCCTTCACCGACTTGGGTGAAATGGCCGGGCGCTTCGCCGACCCACTTCATCCTGGCGATACGTGCCTCACCGACGGTTTCCGTGGCTCCGAGATCGAGGTTCAGCGTGGTCTGTTTTGCAGGAGCGTTGTGCAGCAGTACCCAGAGCTGATCCTTATCACGCGCCGCGATCTGGAACAGCCCCAGCGATTCGGCGGGGGTGATGCCTTCCCACCGGCTAACCACACGCTCGCCCTTGAGGTTCTTAAAGAACCCGTAGAAGTCGATGAACCGGGTGGGTTCGGTCGAAAGGTCGTCGGGCGCATTCGGCCGGGTGTAGAGGGCTTGCCCCCGTTGCATCCCGTAGCCCCGATCACTCTCCGGCAAAATGAAGGGGACCGTCAGATCGACCTCGGGGCGATCCATGAACGTCATCCAGAGCCGTGTGATCGTATTGCCGTAGAGGTGGTGGAGGTATTCGCTCGCCCAAGGGCCCAACTGAGGTGTAATACCCTGACGGCCGAACTCGGTGATCAGAACCGGGAGCGAAGGTTCGCCCCAAGTCGCCTGGTGGTGTGCATAGACCAGATCGAGGTAGGCTTCCGCCTTGCCGAAGTCCCACACGTAGATGTTGCCCTGCTTGAACTGGTCATGCATGTTCGGCGAATCCAGCTTATTCGCAGGGGGTTCCGCGCCCGGATCCATGCTGCCGTGGGCCCAGTATTCCTTGGTGTAGATGTGGAAGTCGTACGCATCCGAGACGTCGCCCACTTGCTCGATGTACTTCTTCTCCCAACCCGAGTTATCCGCGGCCCACCGACGCCAATCGCCCAGCGGGTGCCCCCACGCCGTACAGGGGCCCGCGATTTTCACCTCGGGGAATTGGCTCTTGACCTCGATGGCCAACATCCGTGAAAAGTCCAGGAAGTCCTGAACGGGAACCGGCGTGTTGTCCCAGTTGGCATCGGGCTCATTGAGCGCCGAGAAATAGGTCGGCAGCGGACCGCCATGCTTACGGATCCCAGCCAACCATTGGTTGATCAGGTCGATCGCAGATTCAAAATCTTCGGGCTGCACCCCTTTACGGTTGCCCCGGATCATCGTGTCGTCGGCCTGAGCTTCGCTGGTGCGTTTGGTCGAACGCTCCGATTCGGGGTAATTGCCCCCGGCAATCGCGTGTTCGATCTCTCCGTAACGCGCTTCAGCGCGTTTGTATAGCTTCGCAAAGTTCTTCGATTGCCGATCAAGCATCTCGGAATAGCCGGCCCGGTACTTGTCACCGCCCGGCCCTTTGAGATAAGGGCCGGTACCCCGTGCGGGCGAAACCCCCAACGCCTTCAGCTCGGCGACCAACTCATCATTGAACATCCCCGGGATGTGGTAGGTTCGGAAGTAGCGCTCGCGATCAACATCGGCAACGCTGTGCGGACCGGCTTTTTGTTCCAGCAGAATGTCTGGGTTCACGTGCAGGGTGATGTCTTGCGCCGAAGCCGAGCGCATCGGGGCCGCAAAGAGCAGCAAAGCCAAAACCATCACACTCAATCGCTCGAACTTCATCATCGGGACGCTTCTTTCACGTAAGTCAATCGAAAACATTGAATCGGATCAGTGCGTTGATCTTCGCGCAAGCCTGTAACAGATGCCCAGGATGAGCCCCGCCAACAACAGCATGATTAGGCCAAAGGTAATCAGCACCCCCCTGCCTTGGGTATCGCTGGTGAAGACCGCAAGGATCAGCATCAATAAGCTCAGGAACACAACGGTGTAGCCGCAGATCTCAGCGGGGAGAGTTGATCTTCCGCTCTGACCATTATCTTCGGGCTGCTTTGCATACGCCGCGGTAATCGCAGAAACCCGCGACCAACCAACGTAATCTCGGCTCGAGGTCAACTCGGCGATACACAACCCAACCAGCGTCACCGACGAGCCGACGACCAAGTCGGTCACCCGCGGGTTAATGGTCGCCAAGTCGTGAAGCCACGCGGTCCCGGGCACCCCCACCAGAAACTCCGGCCCGCTGAGCAGGCCGAACCGAGCCAACACCGCCGACAAACCGCCCACGATCGTGACGATCCAGACCGCAGACAGGCTCAGCTTTTTCGAGAACAAACCCCAGATCGTGGGCAAGACCAACGGCCCGGTCAGCATCGCGGTGACCGCGAGGATGAAACCGACGTAGGTTCCCAATCGCGGGATGAGGATCGCACCGGACAGGACGATGACACCCAGGACTACGGTCATGACCCTGCCCACACGTACCAACTCTTTCTGGTTGGCGTGGGGCCGGACGAGTTTCTGGTAGAACTCGGCCGTCAAGGCCCCCGCGTAGACGTTGAGTTGCGTCGTGGCCATGCTTGCTGTGGCGGACGCCATCGCGGCGACCAGCAAACCGACCATCCCCGCCGGCAGCACGAACTCACACGCCCGGATGTAGGCCTGCTCACTCAGCTGGTTGATCTCCGCGGCGGACAGGCCCTCGGGGATCGGCTCGATCACCCGGTAGATCATCGGGGGCAACATCCAGAAGATCGGGCTGATCAGGTACATGACCCCGAAGATGTACGCGGACTTCCGCGCGTCTTTGGGTGTCCGCACGCAGGTGTAGCGTTGAACAAAAGCCCATTCGCCACCGACTTTGAAGTAATGGACCGCCACCCACCCCAATAGGAACCACCAGGTGAAATCTGCAGCAACAGGTTTAAGAAACCCCTCCGGGGCTTGCGAAGCAAACGCGTTGAACCCTCCCACCTGATCAAGGATCAGCGGGACAACAAACATAACCGACACCGTAAGCACAATGAACTGCAGCACATCCGTCATGAGCACAGCCCACAGCCCGCCGGCAAAAGTGATCACGACCACCAGGATGCACAACGCGATCGACAAGTACGTGACCGACAGGTGCCCGGTATCGGCGTCGGCTAGAAAAGCCAGCGAAGACTCGGGAGAGATCGGCACGAGCGCCGCAACAATCACGCTCAGCCCGTAGACCGCCAGCCCCATCGAAAACATCCCGAAAGTGCCGTTCAGCCAGATGTAAAACTGCACGATCGAGGGACCAAACCGCCGGTCCAGGAATTCGGAAGCCGAGGAAACGCCCAGCCTCCGCCAGTAGCCCGCCAGCGTCCAACCGACCAGAAGCGCCGCGACGCCGTAGCACATGCTGATCGACACCGCGACCAACCCGTACCGATAGGCAACCCCGCCCCACACCACAAAAGTCCCGGCGGAAAACATCGTCATGAAGCCACTGAGCCCACTCATCCACCACGGCGACTGCCCCCCGGCGGAGAACATGTCGGACGTGTTCTTCACCCGAGTCGCGAAGTACACGGTGATGGCCAGAAGGCCGATCACATACAGGAGCAGGACAAGGTAATCGGGGAAAGACATAAACTAAACTTCGTCGACGGTGAATCAATCGGTCAGCATAAAAACGCGTCGGCAATTCATTCCGGCTCGTCGGTGTCATCTGATTTGGGCTGGTAATACCGAACCCAATCGACTTTCATGCTGGTGCCATCGATCGCATCCGTGACGGGGCCGTCCCATTTGATAATCGCCAGGCTCAACCAGATCGGGGATTCGCTGAACGCAAACTCGTTGCGCTCACGCCGGATCTCCTTGCGATCCAGATAGAAAACGATCTCGTCTTCGGTCCACTTCAAGCCGAAGGTGTGGTAATCGGTGCCGAAATTAGAGGAGGTGGTCACGTCCAGGCTGGTGATGTCGACCCAGTCCTTGCCGTCGTGGTACTGAATCTTGAAATCGGAAGCCATCCCAACCCATTTGTCGCTTTTCGTGTCGTTCCACCCGTTGATGAACTGGATACATCCAACAGTAATGTCCGAGGGCCACTCGAACTCGATCCATTTCTGTCCCTTAGGCTGCGTGATCCAGCTCGTGGCGACATCCCCATCAACCGCGAATTCGTCTTTCGTTTGACGGTTGTAGGAGCCGCTTGAGGTGATTATGAGTTTGGGGTCTTTGGCGTAGTCGACAAGGCCGGCAAGTCTGCGATCGGCCGCTTTCGACATCGGCGGGGGATACTTGCCGCGTTTCTCGCTGAACACACGGAATTCACGCACGTGGAAATGTGGGCCGTTGTTCGAAACCATCCTGATCTTCCGGGTGGTGACGGGGATCTCGAGCGGGAAGCTGTAGTCGTGGCGGGTGCCATAGGTATAACTCTTCGAATCCGAGGGGTGGGTCTGCTTCCCGTTCGGAAGCGTCCGGATGTCGCTCCAGTTGTGGATGTTGGTATTCACCTCGTTGGGATAATGCCCTTCATTGATGTCGATCTCAAAGCGCTTACCCTCCTTTGGGTCGGCCCCTCGCGTCATCAACCAAAAGGAATTATTCGTTCCGTTGGCCTCGGCGTAGCGGTAGCGACACTCGAAGTAGCCGTACTTAAACTTCTTCTTGGTCCAGATGCTTCCAGACGTCCAATCTTGCCCACCCCGGCGCTCCTTCCGGTTCACCAGCTCAAGGATCCCGTTGGAAACCACCGCATTTTCCCGCCAACGGCTGCAAAGAATGTGCCCGCTGGGCCCATTTTGAGATTCCCAGTACTTATCCAATTCACGGTCTGCGTAGTCGAACTCATCCGACCAGGCTAACTCCCACTCGGACAGATCGATATCAATGTCCGCATGTGTTTTGTCATGCTCTTGCATTCTCGGCGTGGCTCCGGCCCATGGTTGGTGGACCACAATAGATAAGCACAACAGGGCTACAAAATAAACAATGTTCAGTTTCATAGAAATGTTCAATTAATGAATGGATGACTAAGCAGCTCGTTTCGTAGGCCAAAACTACAACCTACAATCAAGGAACCGCCAGAACCGGGTACTCACCAGAATCACACTTTGAGAGTGCAGGCTGACGGATGCGAATCGCAGCGGGTGATTGCTCAGGTATCCAACTTTGCCCGGTGAGATCGCTGAGTAACAGTGCTTGAGTGAGGTCAATCCCTCCCTCAACAGATTCGTTAGCTAGGGCGTCCAACACGCCATCGGAATAACGCGTCACGGAGGTCAACCTTGCCCCGACTTCGGCGAGATCCTCGGCTGTCATGCCCGTATTGATCTCAGATGGATCACCACAGGTGTAGATTTGAGCATAAACCCCAGCCCCCCCAGGGCTGAGGTCGGGGTAATCAAAAGTTCCCGATCCGGTGTCAAACGGAGGGAGCTGCTCCGCTCTCGCTTTGACAATTTTGCCGGTATTGAGGTCATACCCCCACTGGGTGACCAGCCCACCGGCATCCTGGCCGCTCGAGGCGTTGTAAACCAAGAACCCCGCAAGAACCAGCACTACGACAGCGCCGATGGCACCGTACAACGGTTTGTCTTGCAAAACACTACGAATAGACATGGTGAATTCATCCAGAGAGAGTGATTTCGGCCGCCCGCATTACTAGCCTGATTCGGCGTGCAAGATCGGTTCAGGCGATCAGGTAAGAAGAAATTGACCGAGAACTCGTAAAGCAGCGCCTCAGACGGAAGTTCGACCTCGTGTACTTATTGAAACGCGTCCCACATTGAGCCTCTGAAATCAAATCCGGCACGATTGTTGGCGTCTTC
Protein-coding regions in this window:
- a CDS encoding sodium:solute symporter family transporter; translation: MSFPDYLVLLLYVIGLLAITVYFATRVKNTSDMFSAGGQSPWWMSGLSGFMTMFSAGTFVVWGGVAYRYGLVAVSISMCYGVAALLVGWTLAGYWRRLGVSSASEFLDRRFGPSIVQFYIWLNGTFGMFSMGLAVYGLSVIVAALVPISPESSLAFLADADTGHLSVTYLSIALCILVVVITFAGGLWAVLMTDVLQFIVLTVSVMFVVPLILDQVGGFNAFASQAPEGFLKPVAADFTWWFLLGWVAVHYFKVGGEWAFVQRYTCVRTPKDARKSAYIFGVMYLISPIFWMLPPMIYRVIEPIPEGLSAAEINQLSEQAYIRACEFVLPAGMVGLLVAAMASATASMATTQLNVYAGALTAEFYQKLVRPHANQKELVRVGRVMTVVLGVIVLSGAILIPRLGTYVGFILAVTAMLTGPLVLPTIWGLFSKKLSLSAVWIVTIVGGLSAVLARFGLLSGPEFLVGVPGTAWLHDLATINPRVTDLVVGSSVTLVGLCIAELTSSRDYVGWSRVSAITAAYAKQPEDNGQSGRSTLPAEICGYTVVFLSLLMLILAVFTSDTQGRGVLITFGLIMLLLAGLILGICYRLARRSTH
- a CDS encoding family 16 glycosylhydrolase, whose amino-acid sequence is MKLNIVYFVALLCLSIVVHQPWAGATPRMQEHDKTHADIDIDLSEWELAWSDEFDYADRELDKYWESQNGPSGHILCSRWRENAVVSNGILELVNRKERRGGQDWTSGSIWTKKKFKYGYFECRYRYAEANGTNNSFWLMTRGADPKEGKRFEIDINEGHYPNEVNTNIHNWSDIRTLPNGKQTHPSDSKSYTYGTRHDYSFPLEIPVTTRKIRMVSNNGPHFHVREFRVFSEKRGKYPPPMSKAADRRLAGLVDYAKDPKLIITSSGSYNRQTKDEFAVDGDVATSWITQPKGQKWIEFEWPSDITVGCIQFINGWNDTKSDKWVGMASDFKIQYHDGKDWVDITSLDVTTSSNFGTDYHTFGLKWTEDEIVFYLDRKEIRRERNEFAFSESPIWLSLAIIKWDGPVTDAIDGTSMKVDWVRYYQPKSDDTDEPE